GGAGGAGGCAGTGGGAAAAGTTGAAGAACTCATTGAGTCTGAAGTCCCACCAAAAACATCTGAACAAGAGACAGCTAAGGAGGAAGATGGATCTGTAGAACTGGAATCTCAAGTTCCGAAAGATGGTGTGGTGGATTCTACAGTTCTTTCTTCAATGCCCTGCTTGTTGATGGAACTGAGAAGGGACTCTTCTGAGTCTCAGTTAGCATCCACGGAGAGTGACAAGCCGACAACTGGCCGAGTTTATGAGAGTGACTCCTCTAACCACTGCATGCTTTCCCCTTCCTCTAGTGGTCACCTGGCCGATTCAGATACACTGTCTTCTGCAGAGGAGAATGAACCCTCCCAGGCAGAAACAGCGGTAGAAGGAGACCCTTCCGGAGTGTCTGGTGCCACAGTTGGGCGCAAGTCTCGCCGGTCCCGATCTGAAAGTGAAACATCCACCATGGCTGCCAAGAAAAACCGGCAATCCAGTGATAAACAGAATGGCCGAGTCGCCAAGGTTAAAGGTCATCGGAGCCAAAAGCACAAGGAGAGAATCAGGCTACTGAGGCAGAAACGGGAGGCTGCTGCACGAAAGAAATACAACTTGTTGCAGGACAGTAGTACCAGTGATAGTGACCTGACTTGTGACTCAAGCACGAGCTCATCAGATGATGATGAAGAAGTTTCAGGGAGCAGCAAGACAATCACTGCAGAGATACCAGGTAGAGGATGTTTTTTAAACTGACTGTAGAGCACCTGATGGCATTTCTCAGCTCTCAGGCTCAGTTAGATGAGTGACACTTGAAAAAATCCAGGAGACCTGCAGCTCTGTGTAAATTTGAAGACTGCAGTGTATTAACAAGACATGGCCAATTTAAAAACCTGTTCTGAGGTTTCCAGTGCACTTTAGCACATCAGCCAAAAAAAACACTTAATGATAGGGACAGCATTATTTTTAAGTAATGGAATTTCTCACAAGTTTCTCTCTGTAACACATTACCTGAATTCCCATCATTGCCTTTCTAGCACTACTTAGATTTAACACTCAACTGTTCAGCATTATTACTAAGTACGTTTTCCTCAGGAATAGGCACCTTCCTTTATTATATAGCCACTGCACTCGAGCTTATGGTGTCTGAAATAACATGTTCTACCTTTCGTTAAAGGTTTCTAATAGCTATTCCTCCTAAAACAGTAGTTTTATGTGCCCCCCCCAATTCAGTGCATGTTTAGCTAGTTGTCACTTGCATTGAGAGGAATGTTTTTTGCAAAATTTCCCCCTTAACGCCCCCAAGTTCAAAAAGTACAGAAAAATCTGCTGTTCCACCTCTTACTGGTATAAGAGTCTGTAATTTATTACATGTTTGACACATCTGCTTTCTCCATATTACTACGTCTGGTACTGTTGTATGTACTATGAAGGCAGTCTTGAGATTTCATAGTGGAAGAAAGATGAGGTCTGAATGGTTCTTGGGTGAATTCtcgttattgaagagactctttcAATTAGGAACATTCTGTAAAGTACGTGGCATTTAATAGATCATGACAGCATTATTTATTGCTACGTTAAAGGGGGAAGTTTTGGTTTTCAAAGTTTTATGGGTGACTGTTTTTTCCTCCTAGTTTTCTGAAATGGTTCTTTTTCTATACGTCAGCATATTGCTGATATACAAagaatatttcaagaaaaatcaTATTGGTTAATTAAACCTATAGCTAACCAAACTTACAGAAACTCAGTAACAATAATGATTTTATAGGTGTTCAACTTAAAATAAAAGCATCATCCATATAGTATATTAAATATGAGTTTTTAACAATCGTTAGAAATGCTTACTGTTTTAATGTCTATTGAATTCCTTTGGTAGTTCCTTATGTTAAAATTACTGGGGGAGGGGATTTAATTGAAGCTCATCAGATGACTGCATGGGAGAAGCAAACTTTGGGGTTGTTCTAAGGCAGGTTCTAGGTGTATTTCagatttacatttaatattttaaagaaagctaTATTAACACCTATACAATTGTTTATGCATTCTTATGTCCTGTTCTAATCTATTAATCAGGATCATGATGGATCTCTTGATATAGTGCTTACTTAATCCCACTCACTAAATAGATTTTTATGTAACTGCCCAATACTTTGTCTTTTTAGGGAAAGGGAGAAGGTGGGTGAACAAAGTGCTCTTTGAAGATAGACCCCATTGTAGAGGTGGCATGAGAAATATCTTCATGGGCATTCTCCCTGTTTGGCTTAAATAGGTTAGGTGTgctttgttcatattttccaaaCCTCTTTGCTAATTGACTACCTTGACCAGtgtctaaaacttctaaaacatcAGTCTTCTGTTTCTTGTCTATTCTGAATTGTATACTAACCAAAACACCAAAGTAAATTATCTGAATCTGTAATTTAGTTTCTGTTGTGCACAACACTTAATAAGTTGGTGGATTTTGAAAATATGTAGAGTTTTCTAAGGTAATCATGGAGAATCAAATGGGAGGTAAGCTGCAGGGCCACCTTATATAACTGCCTAGGCTGTGCACCACAAAGTTTCAGAAGGCGCTGTACACATAAGGAGCTGTGAATGGTCTTTCCTGGAATTATGCAAAGCAGCAAAGATAGAATATCCTAAGTTTAAATATTAGGAAGTTCACTTCAATTATCCACATTGTTACCCTGAAAAATTttgacatttttcatttctgatgtcaTAATTATGTATACCTCAGTTTCTTGAATCACATTATAACTTTGGGGCAGAGGGATACACTCTACCTTATAGCAAGGCAGTTGTTGAAAAGTTGTATAGATTGTAAAGATAGGATAAATTGTGAACTGACTTAGAAGATGAGTGCAACACCATGGACCACCATTCAGGTGAACTTAAACTGGATGTACCTAACAACGAATCTCttggaatttgaaatttgaaTCCAGCTGTTTATACAGAATGGAAaccaagaggaaaaggaaaaactgagattCTTGCTATATGCTTTCATCAAGGTACAACTAATTTAGTAATTCAGAATTGCTGTATTTATAAACTTTTGTTTGGCAGCAGCTTAAACATTGAAGGAATTTTGCTAAATATTCACTTATGCCAAACAGTTGAACAATtaatgcattttcttttataGAGTGGAAATAATTAATGCTGCAGACTTATATAGTGCATGGTGATGCTTAATAATTGAGTTTGATATTTGGACAGTAGATGTTTATGAAgtggttttgttgttgctttagTTAACAGTTAACTGACAGGCAGCTTATTAGTATCCACACTAGATCATTCTTTCCTTGAAGTTTTTGAAACTATATTGCTCTTTTAAGAATCTGGAGGTATCATATCAAGATAATTCTGGCAGTTCTTTCATTTGGGGGACTTAGAGATGAGCAAAAATAGAGTATTTTGTAGTGGATATTAATGTGAAAATACTGTGTGGTAGTCTTGAGTATTCAAGGCTTTTATTGAGTGTCTCATTTATAGATGATCTTTTTGTATTACTAATCTTCGTACTTTATTATTAGAGCATTATTTCTTCGGGGGTTGAGGGgtcagtttttctgtaaaatcACTTTGAGACTAGAGCTGTAAAGGCTGCTCttgcagggagttttttttttttttttttggccatgacacacggcttgtgggatcttagttccccgaacagggattgaacctgggccctcagcagtgaaaactcAGAGCCTTAAcaattggactgccagggaattccctgcagggAATTTTGATTAAGTGAATGTGAATAAGTCGGTGACATCAGACTTCAGTTCAAAAATTCTCTGAACAGACCAGCTTACATGCATCATTGTAGGTGGGCAGCAGGGAAGAGTTTTTCCAGTGACCGttgtttttcataaatatttagcaTAGAATAAACCTCAGGGTAGCTTCATCTTGTCTTGGCTATAATGACCTGCTTTTGTGTGGTTTAATAGTCCACCATGCAAGTGCCCACTCAGACTGAGGTTCCAAAAATAGTATCCACCTTGGTAGGTAAGGGTCAGTTGTCTTGGCTggtttgcattttagaaaatctAATCGATCTTTGTTGGAGAATGTCAGGGAGGCTGTTGAGGACACCTGTTTAAGATCATCTGAATCCTCAATCCATGTGGCCAGGCGCAGCTCAGTCCTACTGAAGCTAGGATCTCAGCACTCACTACTCACCACACACAATTATACAGTGAAATTCCTCATGATAAGCTATCATTTTACCTTACAGTTTTTCTGAGGTAGAGACTTACTACGCTTGATCAATTAACTCTTacttggaaatgaaaaaaatttctttagtaAATCCTTTGTAGGaagttttgaaaatagaaaaatgtgatGTATAAGATTAAAATCCTGCTTTTGTTAACATTTAAGTATATTGCCTCTCATAATATGTAACAAAATTTATCATACTATGtatacttctttctttccctctaacATTGCATTTTGAGCCTTTAACCAAAACACAATAGTCTCCCTAAAACCATGTATGGATTTTGAATAATTTAGCTAACTATAAAATAACTTCCCTACTCCTGGCCCTTTaggctgtttttagtttttgctaTTATGAGGAAGGGTATGAACACTTTAAGGCTCTTGACACATACTGCCAAACtactttttaatactttattaagTTTATTCCATCCAGGAGCTTGAGTATTTGTTGCATTATATTCTTTCTATTGAGTGTTTATAAAAATGTTGCTGGTTTGATGGATGAATtgtatctttgttttaatttgcatttctttgatcacTAATGAAGTTGAAAAAtcatattggccatttgtattcttTTGGTAAACAGTCTATTCATGTTCTTTGCACATTTTCCTCTTGCtacacttgttttttttaattgatttgtgAGGATTCTTAACCTACTGGGGATTGAATtacttgaaaaatattattattaatttaagcAGTAGCAACTCATGGTAGAAGATAAGACCCCCAAACCCATGTTAGGAATTCCATGACCTTTTTCCTATATTGAATATGAAGTGACTAAAAGCCCCATGTCCCCAGTTTAAGCCTCTGTAATCTGATTGTATTTTGGTAGCTATTTAGGGGACTCACTAAATACATTGATAACAAGACACCGAGACTGAGTAATCAGTTGAAGACTGCCTGAAAAGTGATTAGTAAATGCAAACAAAGCAGGTAATATCTGTGCAGTTTTCAGTCTGGCTGTATGTTAGAATCACTTGTTGGGGAGTGGGAGCATTTAAAACTTATGATGCCCAGACCCCACtgcagaccaattaaatcagaatctctggatcTGACCCAGGCGTCAGCATTTTTCTCCCAGCTTTTTTGAGAtacagttgacatataacattgtgtaagtttaaggtatacaacgtgttgatttgataaatgtatatattgcGAAATGATTAGCACAGTAGGGTTAGTTAACACGCCTCTCACTTCACATAGTTATAATTTGTGTGTTGGGAAgttttaagatctgctctcttagcaactctcaaatatacaatacagtattgttaactatagccaccatgctgtattacatccccagaacttactcatcttataactggaagtttgtcctATTTGATCACCTTCACTCATCCTTGCTGCACCCCGTACTCTCCACCAAACTGCTCTGtgtttttatgagtttggtttttttaagattccacatgcaagtgagatcatacagtatttgtctttcttggacttatttcacttagcataaaggcACCAGCATTtttaagctcccaggtgatggcaGTGGGCAGCCAGGCTGAGAACTACGCAGTTAATCAAAGTGATATGTTAAGTCTCCCATAGCTAAAAATCATTGTAAAACTGGTAGTCTGCTTCAGTTCTGAACAGTGGCATCTagtttttaaatatgttattagTAATTAATAAACATAAGCACCTTTAAATTTTACTCCATTtaagtgattattttaaaagcatgCATTGTTTAAATGTGGTTTTCTCTATGCTACAGTGTCTGGATAATGTTACCTTAAATTTAGAAGCTTTGAAATCTTACTGGTGGGTATCCTTTGGCAATCTCTAACGTTAAAGCACCAAGGTATTATTTTCAGCCTGCTTTTCCTAGCTTATTTCCTAAAGTGAGTGCCTTTAAAAACTTCGTGTATGCAAAAGCATAAGCTTTGCTTTTGATGTCTTTCTCAAAGTAGGATATATTTTAGTGTTAATAAAAGGACATATGTGTGTTTAAGGTGAGAATATGGTCCctggttgttgtttgttttttttaatgtgttttttagagcagttgtaggttcacagcaaaattaagcagAAGGTGCAGAGATTTCCCACTTATTCCTGTCCTCACATGTGTACAGCCTCTTCCACTATCAATACCCCCACAGAAAGGTACGTTTCTTATAATCGATGAACCTAGATTGACATATTATCACTCAGAGTCCACAGTTTCCATTAGGGTTCACACTTGGTGTTgtgcattctgtgggttttgacacgTATAATTGGGTCCTCTTTTTAAGACTTCAAAATGTCTTGTTTTCAGTATTTATTGCTGGTAGTCATCTTTATGAGGCTGCAACTTATCTCACTGTCCTTAGCATAAGTATTCTCACACCAGTTTTTTGAATTCAGCTTTTAAATACTCATTTTCCAGTGTTTGTTGAAAAATAAGCAGCGCCAGAATCTGAAACATCAAAGTAGTCATATCATTTCCTGTCCTGTACACTTCAGTTTACCCAGCACTTATAATGGGGATAAACTGTTTAAAGAAAGTTTAGTGTTCTTTAAATTCCATTTAGACTTTCCGTAAGCTAAATATGTTACACTTTGGGGAAAGGTATGCCCTTCTTGAGGAAGTTTACTTATAAATaaggtggttttttaaaaaataaatttattttattaatttatttttggctgcgttgggtcttcgttgctgcttgcaggctctctagttgtggcgagcggggaggCTACTCtgttgcgatgcgtgggcttctcactgtggtggcttctcgttgcggagcacgggctctaggcacgggggcttcagtagttgtggctcatgggctctagagcgcgggctcagtagttgtggcgcatgggcttagttactccgtggcatgtgggatcttcccggaccagggcttgaacccatgtcccctgcattggcaggcagattcttaaccactgtgccaccaaggaagcccttgttttttttttttttaatgtgaagaaaGGGGATGGAATGGAGTAATCAGGGGAGAAGGAATGAAATGAAGTTAGAGGGAAAGTTGATAACAATAAACCTCATGAGGTTTTTGTTTGCTAGGTAGAATTGGGCTAAAAATTTGTCCCATAGTCTTTTAGGCATTGAAAAGAGGTGGCATGACATAAGCAGTTCTCATTTTCTAGGAGAAACACTTCTTTTCTTGATACTGAGACCtgggaaatttttcttttgtctatTCATAAAAAATCACTGTGAGATAAAGTAAACCATATTTTCAGAAATACCCTGAGATAAATACAACAGAGCATTTCATagggtagttctttttttttttttttttaattttatttatttatttattttggctgtgttgggtcttcgtttctatgcgagggcttcctctagttgcggcaagtgggggccactcttcatcgcggtgcgcgggcctcattatcacggcctctcctgctgcggagcacaggctccagacgcgcaggctcagcaattgtggctcacgggcttagttgctccgcggcatgtgggatcctcccagaccagggctcgaacccgtgtgccctgcattggcaggcagattctcaactactgcgccaccagggaagccccatagggtAGTTCTTTATAAGACTTCTTGGTATAGGTAGATGGTATAAGGCCAAGATTGATTGATTCCatcagtcattcattcagcaaatatttgggcACCTACTATGCGGCATTGGGAATGCAATAGTGAAtgaaaagtccctgccctcatgaaactTAATCTTTTCtgaggagacagataataaatgaattcatcatATGCTATCAGGTAGGGATATACACTATGATAATAAAGCAGGATATAAGAGATGAGATAAAGATGGACTAAGGATGGGGTAGAAAAGCTATTTTAGATATTGTAGTCAAGAGTGGTCTGAGGAGGTAACATTTTTAATAGCTCCCTGAAGAAATGAAGAGTTCAGTATAATTAGTTTTATTAGAAACCCAAAGTATATGGGGCCCAAACCAAAGCTGATCTGGCCTAGTTCAAGGATAAAACACTGTATGTAGAGGAGCATATCCTAAAACTAGAATCCTATGAAACCACTGTTCTACTTGCTATTAATAGCTGTACACTGTTCACACATTTGGAAAGTGCTGGATCATGTGGAAGCAGATTTCTTTACTGCAGGACAACTCGGAGCCGTTAATGTGCTCTCCAAAGTGGGGAGGATATGATTTGTAGTGTATCCCAAACTTAaccacaaaacttttttttttttgaggcataCCTTTTAGCACCTTGCACAGACCAGGGTTTATAAAAAACTGACCCAGAGGTATACATGGATTATGCATAtcctctgtgggttttttttttttttttaatttggctaagtcaggtcttagttgcggcacatgggatcttcgttgtggcaagcgggatttttccttttggcactcaggctctagagtgcgcagcctcagtagttgcagcatgtgggctctctacttgtggcgcgtgggctctagagcgcgtaggcttagttgccctgcagcatgtgggatcttagttccccgaccagggatcgaacccatgtccctgcattggaaggcagattcttaaccactggaccaccagggaagtcccctctatgTGGTTTttccataaggaaaaaaatttttttagcttaAAACAAGAGCATTTGATAAAAATCAATTAGCTGACAATTATTGTATACTGATTTATTATGGGTCAGCTGTCAAAACaacttttagaattttaaagtcaTAGTGTGAAAATATTCAGGGATGCAGTGGTTTTCAATCAAGGCTGTACATTagagtcacctggggagcttaaaacaaaacaaacctctaATGTCTGGGAGCCACCTAGGTTTTGGTATTTGTTAAACCATTCCAGGTCTTTATGTTCAGCAaaggttgaaaaccactgttaCAGATTAATAGTTAGTTGTATAGTAACAGAATACACAATCCCCCGCAGATTCAGTGAAGCTATGAAAAATGGTAGTATCATGTTTTGTTTCTCAGAATTACCTACTTTTGTTTGGTTAATTAATTTAAGTGCCCCTTATGAGTGCTATACCTATATGGCTGTTCTTAGTAATGCTTATGCCGTTTTCCTGAATAAGCATGTCttaataaaaatacagttttctGTTTTAACGATGTTTTATCAAATGGCCTCAATGTCTTTAAAGCTGACTTCAATTGTGCTGGGAGATCTGAAGGAGCGCCCAGGGAAATTCCAGGATTACTTGACAGGGGTGCTGTGTGTGATAGGTGCTGCATAGGCAGTGTCCTAGAAGAGGCCATGAGCTGTTCTTCCAAGATGCAGAGGCAGAAAGAGGAGAAGTTCCTAGTGTGGATGGAAAAGCTAACTCTACTTGACACTGGTGAAGAGAACAAGCAGCTACTGGAACCCAGGGAACTTAAAATGCAACTAGTTGGCCAAAGAATTTCCCCTGTCACCCAATCAGGTGCTTACATGCAGATGCCTGATGCCCAAGAACTGCCACAGCAGCCCTTTGTGACTTGTCACAGTGTTGACAGTACTTTAGAGTTCTCAAAGACATTACAGTTTTCCAATTAACTTTGCTGAAAATGGGAATATTACAGAACAACCTTTGAATCTATCACAAAATTGTGTTAACTATCTGCTTTTTGAATTGTGTAAGAAAGAATATGCTTTTGCCCATTGTAAGTTTCTTTtgatgatgttttaaaaattataatactaaacagtttctttttaaaaaattagatattCAGAACAGAGTTTGATAAATTCTAGCTTGAGTTTTGTTACATGTGGTTGGAACATAGAACCATATTTATACGATGGTAGGAGTGATCCTCATCTTTATGCTTTTTTcatgcaaaaatataaataaaatataaaatagggaaTCTTAGTGAATCCAAGGTAGGTAAGTAGTTAATTCCCTGAGAGTCTCTTAGCATTATTCTCTACAAACACTGTTGACTCCCTTCTGATTCCAATAGGAGGAATGATGTAATTAATCCCACTCTGGAGGCCATGAGTGAATATATTGCGTGAACATCTTTATATCATTCTTTCGTATGTCATTTAATGAACTAATTTGTTGCTAGTCTCTAATGAATTATATTAAATAGCCTTTGTATGCAGGAAGAATGAATTACTTTTCGAGCAAATTAATGCTCTGTACCTACTATGCAAGATACTGTAGGGAAAGCGGATTAGAAAGGAGTTTGATTTCATGCATGAGAAAAGTAGTAGTTTTCATTGTTACAtggataaatttttattttgagcttTAACTTAAAGCTCAGTGCCTGAGCCAATAACCTGGCAGACATCATCCTGTGGAATTGTTTGGTACTCTGATGTAAAGGGTACCTCTAGAGGATACAGATGAAATGGTCACTCTATTAAGGGTGTGTTTTGAATGGGTTTTTAAATTACTAGTGACTAAGTGTATTGGCTAATGTACTaccaatttaattttgttttcaatccCTGGACTGAAAATAAATGGCATGTTAAAGAGCCCATGGAGTGTGTCAAAGGGGAGAAAATAGCACAGCATTGAAAGGTTTTGCAACATGATAGATTTTTAATGTGTGGCCTAGGACTGGGAGATACTggtattttatcttttctggGTTGGTAGGAATATTGTGAGAAAAAGCTAAATTAGGAATAAAATTTTCAGTAGGAATATATAACTTTGCTAACAttacctgttttcttttaattgtacTTTCTACTGGGTTtacttataataaaaatttagtaGTCTTTCCCTTCAAATTTATAACTTAATAGCTTCTCAATATGAGTAaggttaattattttaatatttaatgtagTTGCAACTTTGGAAAAAATCTAATTCTGTGTTTTGCAAGAGGAAAGATAGGTGGCATATTTGGAGTTTCATGTATAGTTGACACAAGAACAACAGGAGTTTGAACTGcataggtccacttatatgcagattttttcactaaatatgtaCTGTAGTTCTGTACGATCTGAGCTTGATTGAATTCGTGGATGCAGAACCACAGACTGTAACACTTTATGTGGATTTTCTTCAACTGTGCAGCGGGTGGGAGCCCCAACccttgtgttgttcaagggtcaactgtataaacAATAAAGACCTCTGTTTTATTTCGGTAATTTACCAATAACTACTCAGAAAAATCGTCACCACTTTTTCTATTTAGTTCTGTATTCAGACATTTATACCTTGTAAATTAACTGTAATAGACTGAgtcaatttattttgcttttctagtTTTGAAGTGAAAAATGACtattgtggtttttttctttttagaacttGATATATGAGAATTGGGAGTTTCTCTGAAATGATAGTGCAACACTTGTAAATTACTTCagccaatcttttttttaattaagttttatGTCAACAGGAAGAACAGATTGGTTTTGGGTGACTGACAGGTTTTTAACTAATCTGTAATCTTGTAGTTGAGATGTTTTCAGGGAAGTTTGTTCTGTCTTCAACTTCTCCCTGGGATCACAGATTTTACTAGACATGGACTCTTAGatataagaaaatgttaatttaatttaaGCATGTTAACATGACTGCTTTTCTATGCATGTATAAACTGCTTCAGGCACTTAacaggtttcttttttgtttcatgatttaatatttcatatattaaGCATGTAGTGGAatgccttttaattttaaaatagaaaataattaatgaATCCTTTAAGAATAACATATAGACATATTCCTAGTATTGACTGGGATATATTCTAATTCTTGTTGTTATTAGATAACAGAGTAGGAGGTCTACagattttttttgccttttagagaAAAATGTGAATTGAATGGAATTATCAAACATAGGTTTTAATAATTGATATTCaaggtaaaaataatattttgactaTTTGAGAAGGTGTTAATAATTTTGGGAAGCCTTTTCTACATAATTttggataaagatgtggaaagAGAGGTTTtgatggaaagaaaaggaacaccAGAATATATTGATTTAATTCATAGAATATatgccaaaatattaaaatttattctgaAGTAAAAATTGACATTTTGTGGTTTGGAGAGTTTAACCTTAAGAATAATTCTATAGCAGAAACATATATACAGATTTCCCCCTGATTTTCAGTTTCTCACAGTGCCTTGAAAATGTGTTGTCGTCTTAAAGAGTATTGTTTTGAAAAACAGTAGTTTTTTTTATATGAGCTGTGCTTTAAAGTGATTATACCTTTTCCAGATTgcacaatttaaaaattcttctttcagaaaaatttgttttttgtattttg
The sequence above is a segment of the Eschrichtius robustus isolate mEscRob2 chromosome 14, mEscRob2.pri, whole genome shotgun sequence genome. Coding sequences within it:
- the ARK2N gene encoding protein ARK2N isoform X1 produces the protein MKMEEAVGKVEELIESEVPPKTSEQETAKEEDGSVELESQVPKDGVVDSTVLSSMPCLLMELRRDSSESQLASTESDKPTTGRVYESDSSNHCMLSPSSSGHLADSDTLSSAEENEPSQAETAVEGDPSGVSGATVGRKSRRSRSESETSTMAAKKNRQSSDKQNGRVAKVKGHRSQKHKERIRLLRQKREAAARKKYNLLQDSSTSDSDLTCDSSTSSSDDDEEVSGSSKTITAEIPDGPPVVAHYDMSDTSSEPEVVNVDNLLAAAVVQEHSNSVGGQDTGATWRTSGLLEELNAEAGHLDPGFLASDKTSAGNAPLNEEINIASSDSEVEIVGVQEHARCVHPRGGVIQSVSSWKHGSGTQYVSTRQTQSWTAVTPQQTWASPAEVVDLTLDEDSRRKYLL
- the ARK2N gene encoding protein ARK2N isoform X2, whose amino-acid sequence is MKMEEAVGKVEELIESEVPPKTSEQETAKEEDGSVELESQVPKDGVVDSTVLSSMPCLLMELRRDSSESQLASTESDKPTTGRVYESDSSNHCMLSPSSSGHLADSDTLSSAEENEPSQAETAVEGDPSGVSGATVGRKSRRSRSESETSTMAAKKNRQSSDKQNGRVAKVKGHRSQKHKERIRLLRQKREAAARKKYNLLQDSSTSDSDLTCDSSTSSSDDDEEVSGSSKTITAEIPGHLDPGFLASDKTSAGNAPLNEEINIASSDSEVEIVGVQEHARCVHPRGGVIQSVSSWKHGSGTQYVSTRQTQSWTAVTPQQTWASPAEVVDLTLDEDSRRKYLL